One Streptomyces sp. NBC_01217 genomic region harbors:
- a CDS encoding DUF427 domain-containing protein — MTARTSSCCTSRAATPSPNFPREDVDEQALVASDKVTQHKDLGDFAWYAVHAGDRTTERAAWEFTAPPGHAAELRDRVAFAWRAMDAFYEEDERILGHAADPYHRIDIRNTSRTLEVRLGNTVIARSEYPVVLFESGFAPRWYVPRAAVDETRLRPVEGRSFCPYKGLCDYYDIGDVHRAAWSYRNAYREVDRITDMVSFEAEKVEVHLDGERLHIQPGQNVVPHGIDRGLDVDEVRAH; from the coding sequence CTGACAGCGAGAACGTCATCCTGCTGCACGAGCCGGGCCGCTACCCCGTCGCCTAACTTCCCCCGCGAGGACGTCGACGAGCAGGCCCTGGTCGCGAGTGACAAGGTCACCCAACACAAGGACCTCGGCGACTTCGCCTGGTACGCGGTGCATGCCGGCGACCGGACCACCGAACGCGCCGCCTGGGAATTCACCGCACCGCCCGGGCACGCCGCCGAACTCCGGGACCGCGTCGCCTTCGCGTGGCGCGCTATGGACGCCTTCTACGAAGAGGACGAACGCATCCTCGGACACGCCGCGGACCCCTACCACCGCATCGACATCCGAAACACCTCCCGCACCCTGGAAGTCCGCCTCGGCAACACCGTGATCGCCCGCTCCGAGTACCCCGTCGTGCTCTTCGAGTCCGGATTCGCCCCCCGCTGGTACGTCCCGCGTGCCGCCGTCGACGAGACCCGGCTACGCCCCGTCGAAGGCCGGAGCTTCTGTCCCTACAAGGGCCTGTGCGACTACTACGACATCGGCGACGTGCACCGCGCAGCCTGGTCGTACCGCAACGCCTACCGGGAGGTCGACCGGATCACCGACATGGTGTCGTTCGAAGCGGAAAAGGTCGAGGTCCATCTCGACGGGGAGCGCCTGCACATACAGCCCGGACAGAACGTTGTCCCCCACGGCATCGACCGCGGCCTGGACGTCGACGAGGTCAGGGCCCACTGA